One window of the Candidatus Binataceae bacterium genome contains the following:
- a CDS encoding aldo/keto reductase, with protein sequence MEYRRLGGTGLKVAELCLGCMTFGRETDEANARKIIDRYLELGGNFLDTANVYAAGASEEITGRIIKERRQSLVLATKVRFNANVFLGKPVPPNDIGLSRGHIMTEVERSLRRLQTDYIDLYQVHSWDFETPIEETMRALDDLVRQGKVRYLGASNFMAWQLMKSLWVSDKHNYARFDCLQPQYSLISREIEREILPLCRSEQVGVIPWSPLGGGFLTGKYRSGEKPPQDSRLAKLDLWGRLANERNYRTLEAVENLAKERGRGIAEVALAWVNQQPGVSSVIYGARTTQQNDQNLSALGLRLEQAELDALDRASALAPEYPGAMQTRNQSRR encoded by the coding sequence ATGGAATATCGGAGGCTAGGCGGCACGGGTCTCAAAGTGGCCGAGCTGTGCCTGGGATGCATGACCTTCGGGCGCGAGACCGATGAAGCCAACGCTCGCAAAATCATCGATCGCTATCTCGAATTAGGCGGTAATTTCCTGGATACCGCCAATGTGTACGCAGCTGGCGCGTCAGAAGAAATCACCGGGCGAATCATCAAGGAGCGCCGCCAGTCGCTGGTCTTGGCGACCAAAGTCCGCTTCAATGCCAATGTTTTCTTGGGTAAACCGGTTCCCCCCAATGATATCGGGCTGTCGCGGGGTCACATCATGACCGAAGTCGAGCGTAGCCTCCGGCGGCTACAGACAGACTATATCGACCTGTATCAGGTACATTCGTGGGATTTCGAAACGCCCATCGAAGAAACAATGCGCGCGCTTGATGACCTGGTGCGCCAGGGCAAAGTTCGCTATCTGGGCGCCTCTAACTTCATGGCCTGGCAGCTGATGAAAAGCCTTTGGGTCAGCGACAAACACAACTACGCGCGTTTCGATTGCCTGCAGCCTCAATACAGCCTAATTTCGCGCGAAATCGAGCGCGAGATCCTGCCGCTTTGCCGCTCCGAACAGGTTGGTGTAATTCCTTGGAGTCCACTCGGAGGTGGCTTTCTGACCGGCAAATATCGCTCCGGGGAGAAGCCTCCGCAGGACAGCCGACTGGCCAAGCTCGACCTATGGGGACGGCTTGCGAACGAACGCAACTACCGGACGCTCGAAGCGGTTGAGAACCTCGCCAAAGAGCGTGGGCGAGGTATCGCGGAAGTAGCGCTCGCGTGGGTGAATCAGCAGCCCGGCGTGAGCTCGGTCATCTATGGCGCGCGCACGACTCAGCAGAACGACCAGAATCTCTCCGCGCTCGGCCTTCGTCTGGAACAAGCTGAACTCGACGCTCTGGACAGAGCGAGCGCGTTGGCGCCCGAGTATCCAGGCGCAATGCAGACCCGCAATCAAAGCCGTCGCTAG